One Fusobacterium ulcerans DNA segment encodes these proteins:
- a CDS encoding M20 metallopeptidase family protein, whose protein sequence is MELNLDFLLEDIVKNRRALHQMPETALEEFKTKEYLKNYLISIGLEPKDIVETGLYVYIEGKDKDNCIAFRSDIDALNIEEETGIDFVSKNSGKMHACGHDGHMSTLLAFAKYLTTIQPLEKSVLLIFQPAEEAPGRAKDIVETGIFKKYNVKAIYGMHLFPELPEGVVACKEGPFFAQATVISVGITGKSGHGAMPHKAVDPLIAFTKVIDAYQTIISRNFSPFDPGVITIGKFSGGSAQNIIPEKVEFWGTARTFAQSDSEFIIKRMKEIHRGIELTYNVKIDEDLVILYPPVINDKELYKKFTETMKDMNYREQDALTISEDFAYYQQEVPGIFFLLGTRNEEKGYVHPLHNCHFNFDEKVLLKGVEAFAKILESHNK, encoded by the coding sequence ATGGAACTTAATTTAGATTTTTTATTAGAAGATATTGTAAAAAATAGAAGAGCATTACATCAGATGCCAGAAACTGCTTTAGAAGAGTTTAAGACAAAAGAGTATCTGAAGAATTATCTGATCTCTATTGGGCTTGAGCCAAAGGATATAGTAGAAACAGGACTATATGTATACATTGAAGGAAAGGATAAAGATAACTGCATAGCTTTCCGTAGTGATATAGATGCTTTAAATATTGAAGAGGAAACTGGAATAGATTTTGTATCTAAAAATAGCGGAAAAATGCATGCTTGCGGACATGATGGACATATGTCTACTCTTTTAGCTTTTGCAAAATATCTTACAACTATACAGCCACTTGAAAAAAGTGTATTGTTGATATTCCAACCTGCTGAAGAAGCACCTGGAAGAGCAAAAGATATAGTAGAAACAGGAATTTTCAAAAAATACAATGTAAAAGCTATCTATGGAATGCACCTGTTCCCAGAGCTTCCAGAAGGAGTAGTTGCTTGTAAAGAGGGACCATTCTTTGCACAGGCTACTGTAATAAGTGTAGGAATAACAGGAAAAAGCGGACATGGAGCTATGCCTCATAAAGCTGTAGACCCGCTTATTGCCTTTACTAAAGTAATAGATGCTTATCAGACAATAATTTCAAGAAACTTTTCTCCATTTGATCCAGGAGTTATCACAATAGGTAAATTCTCTGGAGGAAGTGCTCAGAATATAATACCTGAAAAAGTTGAGTTCTGGGGAACAGCAAGAACATTTGCACAGTCTGATTCTGAATTTATAATAAAGAGAATGAAAGAGATACACAGAGGGATAGAGCTTACTTACAATGTAAAAATAGATGAAGATCTAGTGATTCTTTATCCACCAGTAATAAATGACAAAGAGCTTTATAAAAAATTTACTGAAACTATGAAAGATATGAACTATAGAGAGCAGGACGCTTTGACAATATCAGAGGACTTTGCTTACTATCAGCAGGAAGTACCAGGAATATTTTTCCTATTGGGAACTAGAAATGAGGAGAAGGGATATGTTCACCCACTTCATAACTGTCATTTCAATTTTGATGAAAAAGTATTGTTAAAAGGTGTGGAAGCTTTTGCTAAAATATTAGAAAGTCACAATAAATAA
- a CDS encoding RtcB family protein, with protein sequence MRTKFYEITGKYNTAKVFTNVIENEAIEQIKTLCNQEFITGSKIRIMPDVHSGAGCTIGTTMTITDKVIPNLVGVDIGCGMETVMITDKEIDLEKLDKLIYEKIPSGHNIRKIPHDLINEIDLNQLKCTGHVKMDRAIRSIGTLGGGNHFIEAGKDEEGNIYITVHSGSRHLGLEVANYYQKMGYKALNKVSDIDIEKIIEQLKSEGREKEINKTIKEIKKQIITDIPQALAYVSEELFDDYIHDMKLIQKFAVLNRKAMMDEIIKGLGTEVAEEFTTIHNYIDTDMMILRKGAVSAKKGEKLLIPINMRDGSLVCIGKGNEDWNYSAPHGAGRLMSRTKAKKTFELKNFKKEMEGIYTTSVNKDTLDECPMAYKAMEDIIKNIGDTVDIIKRIIPIYNFKAGE encoded by the coding sequence ATGAGAACTAAATTTTATGAGATAACTGGAAAATATAACACAGCTAAAGTTTTTACAAATGTGATAGAAAATGAAGCTATAGAACAAATAAAAACATTGTGTAACCAGGAATTTATAACTGGAAGTAAAATACGTATTATGCCTGATGTACATTCTGGAGCAGGATGCACTATTGGAACTACAATGACTATAACTGATAAAGTAATACCTAATTTAGTAGGGGTAGATATAGGCTGTGGAATGGAAACAGTTATGATAACAGATAAAGAAATTGATTTAGAAAAATTAGATAAACTTATTTATGAAAAAATACCTTCAGGTCATAATATAAGAAAAATTCCTCATGATCTGATAAATGAAATTGATTTGAATCAATTGAAATGTACAGGACACGTGAAAATGGATAGAGCTATAAGAAGTATAGGAACTTTAGGTGGAGGAAATCATTTTATTGAAGCTGGAAAAGATGAGGAAGGGAATATCTATATAACTGTTCATTCAGGGAGCAGACATTTAGGATTAGAAGTAGCAAATTATTATCAAAAGATGGGATATAAAGCCCTTAATAAAGTAAGTGATATAGATATTGAAAAAATCATAGAACAGCTGAAAAGTGAAGGAAGAGAAAAAGAAATAAATAAAACAATTAAAGAGATAAAAAAACAGATAATTACAGATATTCCACAAGCTTTGGCGTATGTATCAGAAGAGCTTTTTGATGACTATATACATGATATGAAATTGATACAAAAATTTGCTGTACTAAATAGAAAAGCTATGATGGATGAAATAATAAAAGGGCTGGGAACAGAAGTGGCAGAAGAATTTACCACAATTCATAACTATATTGATACTGATATGATGATATTGAGAAAAGGAGCAGTATCAGCTAAGAAAGGAGAAAAACTTTTAATACCAATAAATATGAGAGATGGAAGTCTTGTCTGCATAGGAAAGGGGAATGAAGATTGGAACTATTCAGCTCCACATGGTGCTGGAAGATTGATGAGCCGTACAAAAGCGAAAAAGACTTTTGAATTGAAGAATTTTAAAAAAGAAATGGAAGGAATATACACTACCTCTGTAAATAAAGATACTTTAGATGAATGTCCTATGGCATACAAAGCTATGGAGGATATTATAAAAAATATAGGAGATACTGTAGATATTATAAAAAGAATTATACCAATATATAATTTTAAAGCTGGAGAATAA
- a CDS encoding ankyrin repeat domain-containing protein translates to MYNIGNLGSFETIPETAAAIYEKNLKKMQELYERGWNINEKISLGKYSNVTPLEIAVITNNTAPLRWLLENSVSLDIGNFTIIEQAAQHCNEKIVSLLLTHGALDLLPEKKYPDIFIRISYGKKFENIPVFEKLGITVRKYGGRALRSAASDGNMKETKMWVEMGADLNYHEPDMVFPYASTPVIEAVRSDHAEIAEYLIKQGSDITITDKYGDRPYSLASKNKNIELMEYLKSLEPSEWHDEQEKLRLLKGYKLPADMLEYLKKDPKEIKFSEKEYYPKYIRFYKFMDLQEMKWKRKKLLSLVEEVENYEIFIVWSPAEKAVCYIDSEHEIFAKVCTWEEFISNPEKYINNIIAGEYDD, encoded by the coding sequence ATGTACAATATAGGAAATCTTGGAAGCTTTGAAACTATTCCAGAAACTGCTGCTGCAATCTATGAAAAAAATCTAAAAAAAATGCAGGAATTGTATGAAAGAGGCTGGAATATAAATGAAAAAATAAGCCTTGGAAAATATTCTAATGTTACTCCTTTAGAAATAGCTGTGATTACAAATAATACTGCTCCTCTGAGATGGCTGCTGGAAAATAGCGTTTCTCTGGATATAGGAAATTTTACTATCATAGAACAAGCTGCTCAGCATTGTAATGAGAAAATCGTATCTCTTCTGCTGACTCATGGAGCTCTTGACCTCCTTCCAGAAAAGAAGTATCCTGATATTTTTATCAGAATATCTTATGGAAAAAAATTTGAAAATATACCAGTGTTTGAAAAGCTTGGAATAACTGTAAGGAAATATGGAGGGCGTGCTTTAAGATCAGCTGCTTCTGATGGTAATATGAAAGAAACTAAAATGTGGGTAGAAATGGGAGCTGATTTAAATTATCATGAACCTGATATGGTATTTCCATATGCCTCTACTCCTGTTATAGAAGCTGTTAGAAGCGACCATGCAGAAATTGCTGAATATCTGATAAAGCAGGGAAGTGATATCACTATTACTGATAAATATGGTGACCGTCCATACTCTCTTGCTTCTAAAAATAAAAATATTGAATTAATGGAATATTTGAAATCACTGGAACCTTCTGAATGGCATGATGAACAAGAAAAATTAAGACTGCTTAAAGGCTACAAACTTCCTGCTGATATGTTGGAATATCTGAAAAAAGACCCTAAAGAAATTAAATTTTCTGAAAAAGAATATTATCCAAAATATATACGTTTCTATAAATTTATGGATTTACAGGAAATGAAATGGAAAAGAAAAAAACTTCTTTCTCTAGTAGAAGAAGTAGAAAATTATGAAATATTCATAGTCTGGTCTCCAGCAGAAAAAGCTGTCTGCTATATAGACTCTGAGCATGAAATATTTGCAAAAGTATGTACATGGGAAGAATTTATCAGTAATCCTGAAAAGTATATTAATAATATTATAGCTGGAGAGTACGATGACTAA
- a CDS encoding CGGC domain-containing protein: MENTKLIVIIQCEIAKRRCSGFYCMDSFYKRDRAFSIYSKEQNIQYMMFECGGCCGKETSSLLGHLSRKLKEDDLIKKDEVVIHLASCMVTDNHHYDRCPHIDYIKNIIEKHGYKNVVEGTLLAKVSEKKRELGTYKKY; this comes from the coding sequence ATGGAAAATACAAAACTTATAGTGATAATTCAATGTGAGATAGCTAAAAGGAGATGCAGCGGTTTTTATTGTATGGATTCTTTTTATAAGAGAGACAGGGCATTCAGTATTTATTCTAAAGAGCAGAATATCCAGTATATGATGTTTGAATGTGGAGGATGTTGTGGGAAGGAGACATCGAGTCTTTTAGGGCATCTATCCAGAAAATTAAAAGAAGATGATCTTATAAAAAAAGATGAAGTAGTTATCCATTTAGCTTCTTGTATGGTCACAGATAATCATCATTATGACAGATGTCCTCATATAGATTATATAAAAAATATTATAGAAAAACATGGATATAAGAATGTAGTTGAAGGAACTTTACTGGCAAAAGTTTCTGAGAAAAAACGTGAGCTTGGAACATACAAAAAATATTAA
- a CDS encoding MarR family winged helix-turn-helix transcriptional regulator, producing the protein MEDYNLQKSLGFKLELASRLTTGNFSKKLKEDKFPITPEQWGVINFLLHEDGLTQNQISKLVGKDHTCVSRLIENLIKKNIVKKIPDADDKRINLIYLTEEGKKIQNNVVPTVKENLYKVFANVTDEEKIIFSKVLDKIIKNLE; encoded by the coding sequence ATGGAAGACTATAATTTACAAAAATCACTGGGATTTAAACTGGAACTTGCCTCTCGTCTTACTACTGGTAATTTCAGCAAAAAATTAAAAGAAGATAAATTTCCTATCACTCCTGAACAATGGGGAGTTATTAATTTTCTTCTCCATGAAGATGGACTTACTCAAAATCAGATATCAAAATTAGTTGGAAAAGATCACACTTGTGTATCGAGGCTTATAGAAAATCTTATCAAAAAAAATATTGTAAAAAAAATCCCTGATGCAGATGATAAAAGAATCAACCTCATATATCTCACTGAAGAGGGAAAAAAAATACAAAACAATGTCGTTCCCACTGTAAAAGAAAACTTATACAAAGTTTTTGCTAATGTTACAGATGAGGAAAAAATTATATTTTCAAAAGTATTAGATAAAATAATAAAAAATTTGGAGTAG
- a CDS encoding DUF2262 domain-containing protein, which yields MEKGTGKIIMENRLKDEFEALIEKEEYSKVIKKIKSIPTEDRDYEINSYLARAFSGEGKVDSVVKVLLSIEKEGAADPLWYYRIGYAYYSLGEFEKAQGYISESLKFDPTDRWAIMLLRVLNKKLNVYKGTKICENLQVEDFKASNVFTAETLFSIWKNDLTDLYIDTEDDIKLRDFLPQIKNRLKWIEDNSQVIEKVLIDDGILELAEEWTSSAEEAEEEQECYIVDGDKVFLPISEKDFSDSLYAESITATIENGEISLELFLCCCPDYFAGHCIIVDIDKDGNVVNRGLAG from the coding sequence TTGGAGAAAGGGACTGGTAAAATAATAATGGAAAACAGATTAAAAGATGAATTTGAAGCTTTAATAGAAAAAGAGGAATACAGTAAAGTAATAAAAAAAATAAAATCTATTCCCACTGAGGATAGAGATTATGAAATCAACAGCTATTTAGCTAGAGCATTCAGTGGAGAAGGAAAAGTTGACAGTGTAGTAAAGGTACTGCTTTCTATAGAAAAAGAAGGTGCAGCTGATCCTCTATGGTACTACAGAATAGGTTATGCTTACTATTCATTAGGAGAATTTGAAAAAGCTCAAGGCTATATATCTGAGTCTTTAAAATTTGATCCCACTGACAGATGGGCAATAATGCTTTTAAGAGTGCTGAATAAAAAGTTAAATGTATATAAAGGTACAAAAATTTGTGAAAATCTTCAAGTTGAAGATTTTAAAGCTTCAAATGTATTCACTGCTGAAACTCTATTCAGTATATGGAAAAATGATCTTACTGATCTATACATTGATACTGAAGATGACATTAAACTTCGTGATTTCCTACCACAGATAAAAAACAGATTAAAATGGATTGAAGACAATTCACAAGTAATAGAAAAAGTTCTTATTGATGATGGAATACTTGAACTGGCTGAAGAATGGACTTCTAGTGCTGAAGAGGCAGAAGAAGAACAGGAATGCTATATAGTAGATGGAGATAAAGTATTTTTACCAATCTCTGAAAAAGATTTTTCTGACAGTCTCTATGCTGAAAGTATAACTGCAACTATTGAAAATGGCGAGATATCTTTAGAATTATTTTTATGCTGCTGTCCAGACTATTTTGCAGGGCACTGTATAATAGTTGATATAGATAAAGATGGAAATGTTGTAAATAGAGGTTTAGCTGGGTAA
- a CDS encoding DUF4438 domain-containing protein: MIKTNKEFLVMQSVGGKVHSPTIASPYRISRDGEPMILPATGGISYNVKVGDSCMTWVGDHVEPGVSVKNDNVNENNALMVFGCIGNTAKIMTGDAKGATGFVTGGHGGIEHTLVYFDEETLEKLNIDDKILVKAFGQGLKIEGFDDIVCMNIDPALLEKMEIKITEDGCLEVPVATEIPPYLMGSGVGSATAFSGDYDIMTGDKEANEKYGINELRFGDIVLLQDCNNCFGRDYLKGSVTIGVVVHSDCIKAGHGPGVTAIMSCPVSKIRGRKDKNANIAYYLGITK, from the coding sequence ATGATTAAAACAAACAAAGAATTTTTAGTTATGCAGTCAGTGGGAGGAAAAGTACACAGCCCTACTATAGCTTCTCCTTACAGAATTTCAAGAGATGGAGAACCTATGATATTACCTGCTACTGGAGGTATCTCTTACAATGTAAAAGTTGGAGATTCTTGCATGACATGGGTAGGAGATCACGTTGAGCCGGGAGTAAGTGTAAAAAATGATAATGTAAATGAAAACAATGCTCTTATGGTTTTTGGGTGTATCGGAAATACAGCAAAAATAATGACAGGAGATGCTAAGGGAGCTACTGGTTTTGTAACTGGTGGACATGGTGGAATTGAACATACTCTTGTATATTTTGATGAAGAAACTTTAGAAAAATTAAATATTGATGATAAAATACTTGTAAAAGCTTTTGGACAAGGACTAAAAATAGAGGGATTTGATGATATTGTTTGCATGAATATCGATCCTGCTCTTTTAGAAAAAATGGAAATAAAAATAACAGAAGATGGATGTCTGGAAGTTCCTGTAGCTACTGAAATCCCTCCTTACTTAATGGGATCAGGAGTAGGAAGTGCTACTGCTTTTTCTGGAGACTATGATATCATGACTGGAGACAAGGAAGCAAATGAAAAATATGGTATCAACGAATTAAGATTTGGAGATATCGTTCTTCTTCAAGACTGCAATAACTGCTTTGGAAGAGATTACTTAAAAGGATCAGTTACTATTGGGGTAGTTGTTCACAGTGACTGCATAAAAGCTGGACATGGACCAGGAGTTACTGCTATCATGAGTTGTCCTGTTTCAAAAATCAGAGGAAGAAAAGATAAAAATGCTAACATAGCATATTACTTAGGAATTACAAAATAA
- a CDS encoding alkyl/aryl-sulfatase: MLKENGELDLKKFTLDSYKKTITQVTSKVWHVLGYGHSNAIFIEGNTSVILIDTLDTFERGEKLLNIIEEKTGKPVKTIIYTHSHPDHRGGAGAFMNTSPEIIAFSPAAQLLQGTEILQDIQNLRGNRQFGYSLNDEENISQGIGVREGIPYGERRAFVNPTTLYNESKVVREIDEIKIEMVRLPGEAEDQIMIWLPDEKVLCCGDNYYGCWPNLYAIRGGQYRDIAVWLDSIKIILSYQAEHLLSGHTRVISGKDEVKKVLTNFHGAINYVLQKTLEGMNKGKSIDALASELKLPEEYASLPYLKEHYGSIDWTVRSIYTAYLGWFDGNPTKLHPLSPKEHAHKTIKMMGGSENILKEINEAFKRKEYQWCLELCDLLIDGEEEIKEAYAQKSKALIEISKLETSANGRHYYIAYAHEIKNIY; this comes from the coding sequence ATGTTGAAAGAAAATGGCGAACTAGATTTAAAAAAATTCACTTTAGATTCATATAAAAAAACTATTACACAGGTTACTTCAAAAGTCTGGCATGTATTAGGCTATGGGCACAGTAATGCAATATTTATTGAAGGAAATACAAGTGTTATTCTAATTGATACTCTTGATACTTTTGAAAGAGGAGAAAAGTTATTAAATATAATAGAAGAAAAAACTGGAAAGCCAGTAAAAACAATTATCTACACCCACAGTCATCCTGACCACAGAGGAGGAGCAGGAGCATTTATGAATACTTCTCCTGAAATAATTGCCTTTTCTCCAGCTGCTCAACTTTTACAAGGGACAGAAATTTTACAGGATATTCAAAATTTACGTGGAAATCGTCAATTTGGATACTCACTCAATGATGAAGAAAATATTTCTCAGGGAATCGGAGTCAGAGAGGGAATCCCCTATGGAGAAAGAAGAGCTTTTGTGAACCCTACTACATTATATAATGAAAGTAAAGTTGTCAGAGAAATAGATGAAATTAAAATAGAAATGGTAAGACTTCCTGGAGAAGCAGAAGATCAAATCATGATCTGGCTTCCAGATGAAAAAGTCCTTTGCTGTGGTGACAACTATTATGGATGCTGGCCTAATCTCTATGCTATACGTGGTGGACAGTATCGTGACATAGCAGTATGGCTTGACAGCATCAAGATAATTTTATCTTATCAAGCAGAACATCTTCTATCTGGACATACTCGTGTAATCTCTGGTAAAGATGAAGTGAAAAAGGTATTAACAAATTTCCATGGAGCTATCAATTATGTCCTGCAAAAAACTCTTGAAGGGATGAATAAAGGAAAAAGCATAGATGCCCTAGCTTCAGAACTCAAACTTCCAGAAGAGTATGCCTCTCTTCCTTATTTGAAAGAGCATTATGGAAGTATTGACTGGACTGTCAGATCAATTTATACAGCTTATTTAGGATGGTTTGATGGAAATCCTACAAAACTCCATCCCCTTTCTCCTAAAGAACATGCTCATAAAACTATTAAAATGATGGGTGGCTCTGAAAATATTTTAAAAGAAATTAACGAAGCTTTTAAAAGAAAAGAATATCAATGGTGTCTGGAACTTTGCGACTTATTAATAGATGGAGAAGAGGAGATCAAAGAGGCCTATGCTCAAAAATCAAAAGCATTAATTGAAATCTCAAAATTAGAGACAAGTGCAAATGGAAGACATTACTATATTGCGTATGCCCATGAGATAAAAAATATTTACTAA
- a CDS encoding DUF5713 family protein, whose product MSYDLMVFEVSKTPKTQEEFLEWYDNQTEWEEDHDYEDPEITSSALREWFMEMIQTFPQMNGPFAPEDDEIKDESYLTDYSIGKDIIYAGFAWSLADEAYDLVRELSEKYKVGFFDVSGNGDIIYPDGTIFSHNEEEDPEDEYEYSYDGTTVYFAVKKFNSDFKLLEDMYRDDYYPDFLVDKIADEIKKVISFLEDGTHTYAEIQERFDIMTIAINDLEEEFDENDSEIETVARESIGAAVDYILEWFDIGIDTEEAIGERDW is encoded by the coding sequence ATGAGCTATGATTTAATGGTATTTGAAGTTTCCAAAACACCAAAAACACAAGAGGAATTTTTAGAATGGTATGATAATCAAACTGAATGGGAAGAAGATCATGATTATGAAGATCCTGAAATAACTTCTTCAGCTCTTAGAGAATGGTTTATGGAAATGATTCAAACTTTCCCTCAAATGAATGGACCCTTTGCTCCTGAAGATGATGAAATAAAAGATGAATCATATCTTACTGATTACAGTATTGGAAAAGATATTATTTATGCTGGATTTGCATGGTCTTTAGCAGATGAAGCTTATGATTTAGTAAGAGAACTCTCAGAAAAATACAAAGTTGGGTTTTTTGATGTAAGTGGTAATGGAGATATTATTTATCCTGATGGAACTATTTTCTCTCATAATGAAGAAGAAGATCCAGAGGATGAATATGAATACAGCTATGATGGAACTACTGTCTATTTTGCTGTAAAAAAATTTAATAGTGATTTTAAACTATTAGAGGATATGTATAGAGATGATTATTATCCTGATTTCTTAGTAGATAAAATAGCAGATGAAATTAAAAAAGTTATCTCTTTTTTAGAAGATGGAACTCATACGTATGCAGAGATACAAGAAAGATTTGATATTATGACTATTGCTATAAATGACCTTGAAGAAGAATTTGATGAAAATGACAGCGAAATAGAAACTGTAGCAAGAGAAAGTATAGGAGCTGCTGTTGACTATATTCTTGAATGGTTCGATATAGGAATAGATACAGAAGAAGCAATTGGAGAAAGGGACTGGTAA
- a CDS encoding YfbM family protein, translating into MGMLAQYMAVDNKILNKMLEMDNEKIIDEIEELSEDEKCDICDIDKMWDGLHFLLTGKSAARVIKDSKLSEAVVGTAVFDTEDENEVFLAYIKADELPAIVNALENIKIKDMIKKYSMDDFKQSQIYPNIWKKEDEADIYDELTFCFEGMLDFYKKCCKKNMNIVISIY; encoded by the coding sequence ATGGGAATGCTTGCACAATATATGGCAGTAGACAACAAAATACTTAATAAAATGTTAGAAATGGACAATGAGAAAATCATTGATGAAATAGAGGAGTTATCAGAGGATGAAAAATGTGATATCTGTGATATTGATAAAATGTGGGATGGACTTCATTTCCTTTTAACTGGAAAGTCTGCTGCAAGAGTAATAAAAGACAGTAAATTAAGTGAAGCAGTAGTTGGAACAGCTGTCTTTGATACTGAAGATGAAAATGAGGTTTTTTTAGCATATATTAAAGCTGATGAACTTCCTGCTATAGTTAATGCTTTGGAAAATATTAAAATAAAAGATATGATAAAAAAATACTCTATGGATGATTTCAAACAGTCACAAATATACCCTAATATCTGGAAAAAAGAAGATGAAGCAGATATTTATGATGAACTTACTTTCTGCTTTGAAGGTATGCTTGATTTCTATAAAAAATGCTGCAAAAAAAATATGAATATTGTAATAAGCATATATTAA
- a CDS encoding ACT domain-containing protein, with protein sequence MKCIITVLGTDKVGIIAKVCTYLSDANVNILDISQTIVDGYFNMMMIVDITTPSKPMEVIGEELRQIGKVLGVIISMQHEDIFNCMHRI encoded by the coding sequence ATGAAATGTATTATTACTGTCTTAGGAACAGACAAAGTTGGTATCATAGCTAAAGTGTGTACTTACTTATCAGATGCCAATGTAAACATCCTTGACATTTCACAAACAATAGTTGACGGTTATTTTAATATGATGATGATAGTTGATATCACTACTCCGTCAAAGCCTATGGAAGTTATAGGGGAAGAGCTTAGACAAATAGGAAAAGTTCTAGGAGTTATAATATCAATGCAGCATGAAGATATCTTCAACTGTATGCACCGTATTTAA
- a CDS encoding flavodoxin family protein: MKILGISAGTRNGNNDSMCKEALMGAKEMGAEIEFIRLLDLDIKYCTGCIACVKSLMSGKGGQCVLKDDFEWLRDKMMEANGIIFSVPIFEKGAAAIFRSLTDRFGPRMDRGNNLAATEIAKQTNGRAPDQRVFKEKVISYIGLGGSDWTTRIQCDFEMLSLIPMWKTINNEVFSWSKNVIMEDEKVAKIHQIGINLAKAAADIENAQYLGDEGMCPHCHCRNFYLNDDSTKAVCCLCGIVGEVKIKDGKVKFEFPQEQLEHAHNTMPGKFIHMNDIKNNEGALIETKKTEAYRERLNKYKEFIQPSSPKI; encoded by the coding sequence ATGAAAATATTAGGAATATCAGCAGGAACTAGAAATGGAAATAACGACTCTATGTGCAAAGAAGCATTGATGGGTGCTAAAGAAATGGGAGCTGAGATTGAATTTATCAGACTTCTTGATCTTGATATCAAATATTGTACTGGATGTATAGCCTGTGTTAAAAGCCTCATGAGTGGAAAAGGAGGGCAATGTGTATTAAAAGATGATTTTGAATGGCTGAGAGATAAAATGATGGAGGCAAATGGAATTATATTTTCTGTTCCTATTTTTGAAAAAGGAGCTGCTGCAATTTTCCGTTCACTGACAGATCGTTTTGGACCTAGAATGGATAGAGGAAATAATCTGGCAGCAACTGAGATAGCGAAGCAAACTAATGGTAGAGCTCCTGACCAGAGAGTTTTTAAAGAAAAAGTTATCTCATATATTGGACTTGGAGGCTCTGACTGGACTACAAGAATACAATGTGATTTTGAAATGCTTTCTTTAATACCTATGTGGAAAACTATAAATAACGAAGTCTTTTCATGGTCAAAAAATGTGATTATGGAAGATGAAAAAGTAGCTAAAATACATCAGATAGGAATTAACTTGGCTAAAGCTGCCGCTGATATAGAAAATGCTCAATATCTTGGAGATGAGGGAATGTGTCCTCACTGCCACTGCAGAAATTTCTACCTTAATGATGATTCTACTAAAGCTGTTTGCTGCCTATGTGGAATAGTTGGTGAAGTAAAAATAAAAGATGGGAAAGTGAAATTTGAATTTCCTCAAGAGCAATTAGAACATGCCCACAATACTATGCCAGGTAAATTTATCCATATGAATGATATTAAAAACAATGAAGGAGCACTTATAGAAACTAAAAAAACTGAAGCATATAGAGAACGTCTAAATAAATACAAAGAATTTATTCAGCCCTCTTCTCCTAAAATCTAA